Proteins from a genomic interval of Sulfurospirillum oryzae:
- the dsbD gene encoding protein-disulfide reductase DsbD has translation MQHILRYSTLFFLLMVSLFGIEKPKVLTPEEAFKITATHNLQGTIISVVLGEGIYLYDDKIKLELTQPKVVDITGWVERPKAENFHDNMTQRKPFELFVPQSLLEDQVKKGNFTLRLSYQGCSERGICYQPLTKDFTFNLKGSTLVQTESSLSEQDRIAQSFISGNIAFILLSFFGFGLLLSLTPCVFPMIPILSSIIVSQPSHAMSAKKGFWLSLVYVLAMSLAYTLAGILAALFGSNLQSSMQNPWVIAVFSAIFVLLAFSMFGFYEIKMPSFIQTKVSKKTGEVQTQGVFGIAVMGFLSALIVGPCVAAPLAGALIYIGQSGDALLGGSALFVMSLGMGAPLLLIGTTAGKYMPRPGVWMQNISTFFGVMLLGVAIWMLSRIVPSSVNMALWAGLSISASIYFGAIEPLGEHAKGWHKVLKSFLFMVLVYGVALLVGLLSGASNPLAPFEKFTPKESVSTATTSSSFTKITSIDALNLALKNSSKPVMLDFYADWCVNCVEFEQFTFSDARIKAKLDQLTLLKADVTQNTPENQALQKNFNIYGPPAILFFKEGKELSEFRLVGFKNADELLAHLEKLGL, from the coding sequence GTGCAACATATTCTACGATATTCTACCTTGTTCTTTTTGTTAATGGTCTCTCTTTTTGGCATTGAAAAGCCAAAGGTTTTAACACCAGAAGAAGCTTTTAAAATAACAGCGACACACAATTTGCAAGGAACGATTATTAGTGTTGTGTTAGGTGAGGGAATTTACCTGTACGATGATAAAATTAAATTAGAGCTCACACAGCCTAAAGTTGTTGATATAACAGGTTGGGTTGAGCGACCAAAAGCTGAGAATTTTCATGATAATATGACCCAGCGAAAGCCTTTTGAGCTTTTTGTTCCGCAAAGCTTGCTTGAAGATCAGGTCAAAAAAGGCAATTTTACGCTTAGACTCTCCTATCAGGGCTGTTCAGAGCGAGGTATTTGTTATCAGCCATTAACCAAAGATTTTACGTTTAATCTCAAAGGCTCGACACTTGTTCAAACTGAGAGTTCTCTCTCCGAGCAAGATAGGATTGCCCAAAGTTTTATAAGTGGAAATATCGCTTTTATTTTACTGAGTTTTTTTGGCTTTGGTCTTTTACTTTCTCTCACGCCGTGCGTGTTCCCGATGATTCCTATTCTCTCTTCCATTATTGTTTCGCAACCCAGTCATGCAATGAGCGCTAAAAAAGGGTTTTGGCTCTCTTTAGTCTATGTACTCGCAATGTCGCTTGCGTATACTTTAGCAGGGATCCTTGCGGCACTTTTTGGCTCTAACCTTCAATCTTCTATGCAAAATCCTTGGGTGATTGCTGTTTTTAGTGCGATTTTTGTTTTGTTAGCGTTCTCAATGTTTGGGTTTTATGAGATTAAGATGCCTTCGTTTATTCAAACTAAAGTCAGTAAGAAAACGGGTGAAGTTCAAACACAAGGTGTTTTTGGCATCGCTGTTATGGGCTTTTTATCGGCACTGATCGTAGGACCTTGCGTAGCCGCTCCGCTTGCTGGCGCACTTATTTATATTGGTCAAAGTGGCGATGCGTTGTTGGGTGGTAGTGCGTTGTTTGTCATGAGTCTTGGTATGGGAGCTCCACTCCTTCTCATTGGTACAACGGCTGGCAAATATATGCCACGTCCTGGTGTATGGATGCAAAATATCAGCACTTTTTTTGGTGTGATGCTTCTAGGTGTTGCCATCTGGATGCTTTCTCGCATTGTTCCAAGCTCTGTCAACATGGCGCTTTGGGCAGGACTCAGTATCAGCGCTTCGATCTATTTTGGAGCCATTGAACCTTTGGGTGAGCACGCTAAGGGCTGGCATAAAGTATTGAAAAGTTTTTTATTTATGGTGTTGGTGTATGGTGTTGCGCTTTTGGTAGGTTTATTAAGCGGTGCAAGCAATCCTTTAGCGCCATTTGAAAAATTTACGCCCAAAGAGAGTGTGTCAACCGCTACGACTTCATCATCATTTACAAAGATTACAAGTATTGATGCGTTAAATCTTGCCCTCAAAAACAGCTCTAAACCAGTGATGTTAGATTTTTATGCCGATTGGTGTGTCAACTGTGTTGAATTTGAGCAGTTTACCTTTAGTGATGCGAGGATAAAAGCAAAGCTTGACCAATTGACGTTGCTCAAAGCAGATGTGACACAAAATACTCCAGAAAATCAAGCGCTTCAAAAAAACTTTAATATTTATGGACCACCTGCGATTTTGTTTTTTAAAGAGGGCAAAGAGCTGAGTGAGTTTCGTTTGGTTGGCTTTAAAAATGCCGATGAACTTCTAGCGCATCTTGAAAAATTAGGACTCTAA
- the dnaK gene encoding molecular chaperone DnaK, translated as MGKVIGIDLGTTNSCVCVYERGESKVIPNKEGKNTTPSVVAFTDKEEVLVGDTAKRQAVTNPKRTIYSIKRIMGLMSNEDKANEAKKRLPYAVVDRNGACAIEIDGKVYTPQEISAKVLMKLKEDAEAYLGEEVTDAVITVPAYFNDSQRKATKEAGTIAGLNVLRIINEPTAAALSYGLDKKEAEKIVVYDLGGGTFDVTVLETGDNVVEVLSTGGDAFLGGDDFDNRLIDWLVAEFKNDNGIDLKADVMALQRLKEAAENAKKELSSSNETEVNLPFITADATGPKHLVKKLTRAKFESMIEDLVALTIKKIKEVVNDSDLKKAEIKEIVMVGGSTRVPLVQQKVKEFFEKELNKSVNPDEVVAIGAAIQGAVIKGDVKDILLLDVTPLSLGIETLGGVMTKLIEKGTTIPVKKSQVFSTAEDNQPAVTIHALQGEREFARDNKSLGQFNLESIPPAPRGVPQIEVAFDIDANGILTVSAKDKATGKAQEIKISGSSGLDDAEIEKMVKDAELHKEEDKKRKEAVDARNQADALAHQTEKSLGEMGDAISAEEKAKIEAELKALKEVLANESATKEQIDAKVKSLSEASHKLAEAMYKKDQGEAGGAAGGEKPKAKKDDDVIDAEVE; from the coding sequence ATGGGAAAAGTAATTGGTATCGATTTAGGAACAACAAATTCATGTGTTTGTGTTTATGAGCGCGGTGAAAGTAAAGTTATCCCGAATAAAGAGGGTAAAAACACTACTCCATCTGTTGTTGCATTTACCGATAAAGAAGAAGTACTTGTAGGAGATACAGCTAAACGTCAAGCGGTTACCAATCCTAAGAGAACCATCTACTCTATTAAGAGAATTATGGGTCTTATGAGCAACGAAGACAAAGCAAACGAAGCTAAAAAACGTCTTCCGTATGCGGTTGTCGATAGAAATGGCGCATGTGCGATTGAAATTGATGGTAAAGTCTATACGCCACAAGAGATCAGTGCAAAAGTTTTGATGAAACTCAAAGAAGATGCAGAAGCGTATCTTGGTGAAGAAGTAACAGATGCGGTTATCACCGTTCCTGCATACTTTAACGATTCTCAAAGAAAAGCGACGAAAGAGGCTGGTACGATTGCAGGCTTGAACGTTCTTCGTATTATCAACGAGCCAACAGCTGCGGCACTCTCTTATGGTTTGGATAAAAAAGAGGCTGAAAAAATCGTTGTTTATGACTTGGGTGGTGGTACATTTGACGTTACGGTACTTGAAACTGGCGACAATGTTGTTGAAGTTCTCTCAACCGGTGGCGATGCATTCTTAGGTGGTGATGACTTCGATAACCGTTTAATTGACTGGTTAGTAGCTGAGTTTAAAAATGACAATGGCATTGATCTTAAAGCAGATGTAATGGCACTTCAACGTCTTAAAGAAGCAGCTGAAAATGCGAAAAAAGAGCTTTCTTCTTCGAATGAGACAGAGGTTAACTTGCCATTTATCACTGCAGATGCAACAGGTCCAAAACACCTTGTTAAAAAATTGACTCGTGCTAAATTTGAATCTATGATTGAAGATTTGGTTGCACTTACGATTAAAAAAATCAAAGAAGTTGTTAATGACTCTGATTTGAAAAAAGCTGAAATTAAAGAGATCGTTATGGTTGGTGGATCAACCCGTGTTCCTTTAGTTCAACAAAAAGTAAAAGAGTTTTTTGAGAAAGAACTTAACAAATCTGTGAACCCTGATGAAGTTGTAGCGATTGGTGCTGCGATTCAAGGTGCCGTTATTAAGGGTGATGTCAAAGATATTCTTCTTTTAGACGTAACTCCTCTAAGCCTTGGTATTGAGACTTTGGGTGGTGTTATGACTAAATTGATTGAGAAAGGTACAACGATTCCTGTTAAAAAATCTCAAGTGTTCTCAACAGCGGAAGATAACCAACCAGCGGTTACCATTCATGCCCTACAAGGCGAGCGTGAGTTTGCAAGAGATAACAAATCACTCGGTCAGTTTAACCTTGAGAGCATCCCACCAGCACCTCGTGGTGTACCACAAATCGAAGTTGCATTTGACATCGATGCGAACGGTATCTTAACCGTTTCTGCTAAAGACAAAGCAACAGGAAAAGCGCAAGAGATCAAAATCTCTGGTAGTTCAGGACTTGACGATGCTGAAATCGAGAAAATGGTTAAAGATGCTGAACTTCATAAAGAAGAAGACAAAAAACGTAAAGAAGCGGTTGATGCTAGAAATCAAGCCGATGCACTTGCGCACCAAACAGAAAAATCTTTAGGTGAAATGGGCGATGCCATTAGCGCTGAAGAGAAAGCAAAAATCGAAGCAGAGCTTAAAGCCCTTAAAGAAGTTCTTGCAAACGAGAGTGCGACAAAAGAGCAAATCGATGCAAAAGTAAAATCTTTGAGCGAAGCGAGCCATAAACTTGCTGAAGCAATGTACAAAAAAGACCAAGGTGAAGCAGGCGGTGCAGCTGGTGGTGAAAAACCAAAAGCTAAAAAAGATGACGATGTCATCGACGCTGAAGTAGAATAA
- the ppk2 gene encoding polyphosphate kinase 2: MGKKKKEKIVLQNEELVVAKESTKEKDDKVQIWVKKSEIKYEKDLKRLQIELLKFQNHVKDKGLKVLIIIEGRDAAGKGGTIKRITEHLNPRGARIVALSKPSDTERSQWYFQRYTEHLPSAGEIVLFDRSWYNRAGVEPVMGFCTQEEHKEFLREVSKFETMIANAGILFFKFYFSVSKEEQAKRFKERKTDPLKQFKLSPVDEKSQELWDQYTVAKYSMLLASNNPKCPWTIILSDDKKKARINTIRYILRNVDYPDKIKKRHLKTDETIVRSGKQEIEIMEKSLPSENLSHLNG, translated from the coding sequence ATGGGCAAGAAGAAAAAAGAAAAAATCGTACTACAAAACGAAGAATTAGTCGTAGCAAAAGAGTCGACAAAAGAAAAAGATGACAAAGTCCAAATCTGGGTGAAGAAAAGCGAAATCAAGTACGAAAAAGATCTCAAAAGACTTCAAATAGAGCTGCTTAAATTTCAAAATCATGTGAAAGATAAAGGGCTTAAAGTGCTCATTATCATCGAAGGTCGCGATGCTGCGGGAAAAGGCGGAACCATCAAGCGCATAACTGAGCACCTAAATCCAAGAGGAGCTAGAATTGTTGCTCTTTCTAAACCTTCCGATACCGAACGCTCTCAATGGTATTTTCAACGCTACACCGAACACTTGCCTTCAGCAGGAGAAATCGTACTGTTTGATCGATCATGGTATAACCGTGCGGGTGTAGAGCCTGTTATGGGGTTTTGTACCCAAGAAGAACATAAAGAGTTTTTACGGGAAGTTTCTAAATTTGAAACAATGATCGCTAATGCTGGAATTCTCTTTTTCAAATTCTATTTTTCAGTCAGTAAAGAAGAGCAAGCAAAACGTTTCAAAGAGCGTAAAACAGACCCACTTAAACAGTTCAAGCTCTCACCAGTGGATGAAAAATCACAAGAACTATGGGATCAATATACGGTTGCAAAATACTCTATGCTTTTAGCTTCAAACAATCCCAAATGCCCTTGGACTATTATTCTCTCAGACGATAAGAAAAAAGCAAGGATTAATACCATCCGATACATTTTGCGAAACGTAGACTACCCTGATAAAATTAAAAAAAGACACCTTAAAACAGATGAGACTATTGTGCGTTCAGGCAAACAAGAGATAGAGATTATGGAGAAAAGCTTACCGAGTGAAAATCTTTCCCATTTAAACGGTTAA
- a CDS encoding DegT/DnrJ/EryC1/StrS family aminotransferase: MKEIPFYKPFIDQREKTLINEVLDLEKANKVEMLEKEFVKYTGCGDAISTVNGTAAMHLAMCALDLKRGDKIICSVNAFPSVAEVVRHFDAEPIFVDIDKDDFNIDVDQLESVLKNNTAKKLKGAFISHIAGQPADMARIYELAKQYDIKIVEDATAALGATYNGKKIGSLEADITVFRFNPQSNNSVSSAGMMTTKDPELSARARLLRNHALVGEGWDKFGNLGYVYDVVDIGLKYDLNELNAAFAIGQLEKNESFIERRQEIADIYNRELASCPHVSTPIKKRDHTYAQYIIKIDKNRDNFAKELKERGIYTGLHYIPLHLLSYYKHKYNLRVNDFPKALSNYQQILSLPIYSSLSDKDVLHICDQIKEIAKNRV, encoded by the coding sequence ATGAAAGAAATACCATTTTATAAACCATTTATCGACCAAAGAGAAAAAACGCTTATCAATGAAGTTTTGGATTTGGAAAAGGCAAACAAAGTTGAAATGCTTGAAAAAGAGTTTGTAAAATACACAGGTTGTGGCGATGCAATCTCAACAGTAAATGGTACAGCGGCAATGCACCTTGCGATGTGCGCGTTAGATCTTAAACGCGGTGATAAAATCATCTGCTCCGTTAATGCTTTCCCTTCTGTTGCTGAAGTTGTACGTCATTTTGACGCTGAACCTATTTTTGTTGATATTGATAAAGATGATTTTAATATCGACGTCGATCAGTTAGAGAGTGTTCTTAAAAACAATACTGCTAAAAAACTCAAAGGCGCATTCATCAGTCATATTGCAGGTCAGCCTGCCGATATGGCTCGTATCTATGAGTTGGCAAAACAGTATGACATTAAAATCGTTGAAGATGCTACTGCCGCTCTTGGTGCAACCTACAATGGTAAAAAAATTGGCTCACTTGAAGCAGATATTACTGTTTTTCGTTTTAATCCACAGTCCAATAACTCTGTATCAAGTGCTGGTATGATGACTACCAAAGACCCTGAGCTTTCAGCACGTGCTCGCTTACTTCGAAACCATGCGCTCGTTGGGGAGGGTTGGGATAAATTTGGTAACCTTGGTTATGTTTATGATGTTGTTGATATTGGTCTTAAATACGATCTTAATGAACTTAACGCAGCTTTTGCCATTGGTCAGTTAGAAAAAAATGAAAGTTTTATTGAGCGAAGACAAGAAATTGCGGATATTTATAACCGTGAACTTGCCTCTTGCCCACACGTTTCGACACCAATCAAAAAACGTGACCACACTTATGCACAGTACATCATCAAAATTGATAAAAACAGAGATAATTTTGCCAAAGAGCTTAAAGAGCGTGGTATCTATACAGGTCTTCACTATATTCCTTTACACCTTTTAAGCTATTACAAGCACAAGTATAACTTGCGCGTCAATGATTTTCCAAAAGCACTCAGTAATTACCAACAGATTTTATCTCTACCGATCTATTCAAGCCTTAGTGATAAAGATGTTCTACATATTTGTGACCAAATTAAAGAGATCGCTAAAAATCGTGTTTAA
- the argB gene encoding acetylglutamate kinase, with translation MQHKIQQAQILMDALPYIKQFSKKTIVIKYGGAAQINPELKEQFAKDIVLLYLVGIKPVIVHGGGKKINALLDKLEVKSNFVDGLRVTDEQVMEVVEMVLSGSINKEITTLLNHHGAKAIGITGKDANFMRAKPMDDGKYGLVGDITKIDKKVLKHLIREKFIPVIAPIAAGDTVDHPGYNINADLAASKIAVALKAKKIIFLTDTPGVLDKEGNLISSLDKAKIKALKKDGTITGGMIPKLDACLETIRGGVECAHIIDGRVEHSILLELFTKDGIGTIIKE, from the coding sequence GTGCAACATAAAATACAACAAGCACAAATCTTGATGGACGCACTGCCGTACATTAAACAATTTAGCAAAAAAACCATTGTTATCAAATACGGCGGAGCCGCACAAATCAATCCTGAGCTTAAAGAACAATTTGCAAAAGATATTGTTTTACTCTACCTTGTGGGCATTAAACCTGTTATCGTACATGGTGGTGGTAAAAAAATCAACGCTCTTCTTGATAAATTAGAAGTGAAAAGCAACTTCGTTGATGGGCTTCGTGTGACAGACGAACAGGTCATGGAAGTGGTTGAAATGGTACTCAGCGGTAGCATTAACAAAGAGATAACAACCCTTTTAAATCATCATGGGGCTAAAGCTATTGGCATTACAGGCAAAGATGCTAATTTTATGCGTGCAAAGCCTATGGATGATGGCAAATACGGCTTAGTCGGTGATATTACGAAGATTGATAAGAAAGTACTCAAGCATCTTATTCGTGAAAAATTTATCCCTGTCATTGCGCCTATTGCAGCAGGTGACACGGTTGATCATCCAGGCTATAACATCAATGCTGATTTAGCAGCCAGCAAAATTGCTGTAGCGTTGAAAGCCAAAAAAATCATCTTCCTCACGGACACTCCCGGTGTACTTGATAAAGAAGGCAATCTCATCTCTAGCCTTGACAAAGCAAAAATCAAAGCCCTTAAAAAAGATGGCACGATCACTGGTGGAATGATCCCAAAACTTGATGCCTGCTTAGAAACCATCAGAGGTGGTGTTGAATGCGCCCACATTATTGATGGCAGGGTTGAGCATTCCATATTACTAGAGCTCTTTACCAAAGATGGTATTGGCACAATTATTAAAGAATAA
- a CDS encoding tetraacyldisaccharide 4'-kinase: MFNRSRFVLWVEAYLFYPTSIFQRLLSYCLLPLSAIYCTIVLWKRFQGKRKKLFFTIPIVSIGNLTVGGNGKTPFCIALAKEYTDVAIVLRGYGRKSHGLILVSDNGQIMCDAMASGDEAMLYAKSLPESTVIVSEDRVEAIRFAKRKGAKIIFLDDGFSKSFIQKVDILVKPNPEPKNSFCLPSGPYREPRFLYQNADLVISEENNFRRHVEVINPSEKMLLVTAISKPSRLDAYLPENVIAKINFEDHYMYNEKELEALLHEHQATSILTTQKDAVKMATFDLPLSILKLEVEIFPETLTKINTLLAPKR; encoded by the coding sequence GTGTTTAATCGTTCACGTTTTGTTTTATGGGTAGAAGCGTATCTCTTCTACCCTACTTCCATCTTCCAACGACTCTTGTCGTATTGCTTACTTCCTTTAAGTGCCATTTACTGCACCATCGTTTTGTGGAAACGATTTCAAGGAAAACGAAAAAAACTCTTTTTTACGATTCCTATTGTGAGTATTGGAAATTTGACCGTTGGCGGAAATGGGAAAACACCTTTTTGTATTGCTTTAGCCAAAGAGTATACAGATGTTGCTATTGTTCTTAGAGGCTATGGGCGTAAATCGCATGGGCTTATTTTGGTCTCCGATAATGGGCAAATCATGTGTGATGCAATGGCAAGTGGTGATGAAGCCATGCTTTATGCCAAGTCACTGCCTGAATCTACGGTAATCGTCAGTGAAGATCGAGTTGAAGCCATACGTTTTGCTAAACGTAAAGGGGCAAAAATCATCTTTTTAGATGATGGCTTTTCAAAAAGTTTCATCCAGAAAGTCGACATTTTGGTCAAGCCAAATCCTGAACCCAAAAATAGCTTTTGTCTTCCAAGCGGACCTTACAGAGAACCTCGATTTTTATATCAAAATGCTGATCTTGTCATTTCAGAAGAGAATAATTTTAGACGTCATGTTGAAGTCATTAATCCCAGCGAAAAAATGCTTTTAGTGACAGCTATCTCGAAACCAAGCAGGCTAGATGCCTATTTACCTGAAAATGTCATCGCTAAAATAAACTTCGAAGATCATTACATGTACAATGAAAAAGAGCTCGAAGCATTACTGCATGAACATCAAGCGACGTCTATTCTAACAACACAAAAAGATGCCGTTAAAATGGCAACATTTGATCTTCCTCTTTCTATCCTCAAACTTGAAGTCGAAATCTTCCCTGAAACACTTACAAAAATAAACACACTTTTAGCTCCTAAACGCTAA
- the thrC gene encoding threonine synthase, translated as MFIETRGNDGIKPNKVPFSFAILNPSASFGGLYVPENLPKIDTAFLEKASKKSYKEITLDILKLFNIDIEEEVMQKAVALYDKFDDASEPTPLVQIEDDLFVNELYHGPTRAFKDMALQPFGYILSHLAQKLNEQYLILAATSGDTGPATLDTFANKPNIKVVCLYPDGGTSDVQRLQMTTQKSPNLKIIGIHGNFDDAQNALKNLLASPSFKEALSAKDIKLSAANSVNFGRIIFQIIYHIYAYVALLKHGKVELGKPFYTIIPSGNFGNALGAYYAKKMGLPVEKILIASNINNILTDLITTGVYDLRNRSLLQTTSPAMDILISSNVERVLFDKFGSKRTKELMEALKENKLYTLTKEELASLQADFEAVYCDDAFGKEQISHYASKGYIMDPHTATCLKAYKELKAKPLPSVLCSTAEWTKFAPTMFNAINQNSIKYSDKEALEGISNALHVKIPNCISTLFNETVIHDKVVAKENIEAEIFDFLNLTCKKECK; from the coding sequence ATGTTTATCGAAACTCGTGGAAATGATGGTATTAAACCAAACAAAGTTCCCTTTTCATTTGCTATTTTAAACCCAAGCGCAAGCTTTGGCGGACTTTATGTGCCAGAGAACCTCCCTAAAATTGACACAGCCTTTTTAGAGAAGGCTTCAAAAAAAAGCTATAAAGAGATCACGCTTGATATTTTAAAACTCTTTAACATTGACATTGAAGAAGAAGTCATGCAAAAAGCGGTTGCTTTGTATGACAAATTTGATGATGCAAGCGAGCCTACACCACTGGTTCAAATCGAAGATGATTTGTTTGTCAATGAACTCTATCATGGACCAACACGTGCTTTTAAAGATATGGCATTGCAACCTTTTGGCTACATTCTCTCGCACCTTGCGCAAAAGTTAAACGAGCAATATCTCATTCTTGCAGCAACCAGCGGCGACACAGGACCAGCAACGCTTGATACGTTTGCTAACAAACCAAATATCAAAGTCGTGTGTCTATATCCTGATGGTGGAACAAGTGATGTACAACGCCTACAGATGACCACGCAAAAGAGTCCAAATCTTAAAATCATTGGTATTCATGGCAATTTTGATGATGCTCAAAATGCGCTCAAAAACCTTCTAGCCTCTCCAAGTTTTAAAGAAGCACTAAGTGCCAAAGATATTAAACTAAGTGCCGCAAATTCGGTGAATTTTGGACGTATTATCTTCCAAATCATCTACCATATTTATGCGTATGTGGCACTGTTAAAACACGGCAAAGTTGAGCTTGGAAAGCCTTTTTACACCATCATTCCTAGTGGTAACTTTGGAAATGCTTTGGGCGCGTATTACGCGAAAAAAATGGGTCTTCCAGTTGAAAAAATCCTTATTGCATCCAATATCAATAATATTCTTACAGACCTTATCACTACCGGTGTTTATGATCTAAGAAATCGAAGTCTCCTTCAAACAACATCCCCTGCAATGGATATTTTGATCTCATCCAACGTTGAGCGTGTTTTGTTCGATAAATTTGGTTCAAAGCGCACCAAAGAGCTTATGGAAGCACTTAAAGAGAATAAACTTTATACGTTGACCAAAGAAGAATTAGCCAGTTTACAAGCAGATTTTGAAGCGGTTTACTGTGATGATGCGTTTGGTAAAGAGCAGATCAGTCATTATGCGTCCAAGGGCTACATTATGGACCCGCACACCGCGACATGTCTGAAAGCCTATAAAGAGCTTAAAGCAAAGCCTCTTCCATCTGTTCTTTGCTCAACAGCTGAATGGACAAAATTTGCCCCAACGATGTTCAATGCGATTAATCAAAACAGCATAAAATACAGCGATAAAGAGGCACTTGAAGGCATCAGCAACGCTTTACATGTAAAGATTCCAAACTGCATCAGCACCCTCTTTAACGAGACTGTTATTCACGATAAAGTCGTTGCAAAAGAGAACATTGAAGCAGAAATTTTTGACTTTTTAAATCTTACATGTAAAAAGGAGTGTAAGTGA
- a CDS encoding HD-GYP domain-containing protein, giving the protein MGKVVKIFLNQGFTPVDKSVFRRGTCLDFDCYIQRFNGFAILLESGTILDDEIYSKLINRDLQIYVANKSYSMYKQYREESLSKIYNLSEEDDLISFEEAVKNCIDIYQIVSRSNTINGKLKAIYINAKYLFDAWIRHKEDKYIPIEAIDIIVEELVSVVNKERIILSKINDFLDEQDSLAAHFVKVAFFASIIGSQIGIDMTDQKKLVLSAILHDVGKCELDETLLKKPDFLNEDEVKKIQTHSEASVHLVKRSGIKDRIVLNAIKEHHERLDGSGYPRGIDSTKISPFAKIIAICDMFDALITIKPYRGAYSTYNALSLIREESNSRLDANYIKLLIKHLR; this is encoded by the coding sequence ATGGGAAAAGTGGTAAAAATATTTTTAAATCAAGGGTTTACGCCAGTCGACAAGAGTGTTTTTAGGCGTGGTACGTGTTTGGATTTTGACTGTTACATTCAACGGTTTAACGGTTTTGCGATCTTGCTTGAAAGCGGTACGATTTTAGATGATGAAATCTACAGCAAACTCATTAATCGTGATTTACAAATATATGTGGCAAATAAAAGTTATAGCATGTATAAACAGTATCGTGAGGAAAGCCTTTCTAAGATTTATAACTTATCAGAAGAGGACGATTTGATCAGCTTTGAAGAGGCTGTTAAAAATTGTATTGATATTTATCAAATTGTATCACGTTCGAATACGATTAATGGAAAATTAAAAGCTATTTATATCAATGCTAAATATCTTTTTGATGCATGGATTAGGCATAAAGAGGATAAATATATTCCCATTGAAGCTATTGATATTATCGTAGAAGAATTAGTTTCTGTTGTCAATAAAGAACGCATTATCCTTTCTAAGATTAATGATTTTTTAGATGAGCAAGATTCTCTAGCAGCACATTTTGTTAAAGTCGCTTTTTTTGCTTCAATTATTGGAAGCCAAATAGGTATTGATATGACAGATCAGAAAAAATTAGTTTTAAGCGCAATTTTACATGATGTGGGTAAGTGTGAATTAGATGAAACATTGTTAAAAAAGCCTGACTTTTTGAATGAAGATGAAGTCAAAAAAATTCAAACACATTCAGAGGCTAGTGTTCATTTAGTCAAACGTAGCGGTATCAAAGACAGGATTGTTTTAAATGCGATCAAAGAGCATCATGAGCGATTAGATGGAAGTGGTTATCCTCGTGGCATTGATAGCACAAAAATCAGCCCATTTGCTAAGATTATTGCGATTTGCGATATGTTTGATGCCTTGATTACGATAAAGCCGTATAGAGGTGCCTATAGCACTTATAATGCTTTATCGCTTATTCGTGAAGAGTCTAATAGCAGATTAGATGCCAATTATATTAAACTTTTAATTAAGCATCTCAGATAA
- the kdsB gene encoding 3-deoxy-manno-octulosonate cytidylyltransferase, which produces MIIIPARLASTRFPNKILANINGLPMVIATAKRVENLDDVAIAADTEEVVALAHDYGFKAILTSKEHQSGTDRINEAAQKLNLKDNEIVINVQADEPFIEERVVQSVIERSQQTDAMITSACKKIDLLHVKDPNLVKVILDAHGNAIYFSRSPIPYDREGGFEGYFGHLGIYAFRKKALETFCTLPYAAIEHIEKLEQLRAIYHGYKIAMVEVESQSFGIDTKEDLERALAFFK; this is translated from the coding sequence GTGATTATTATCCCTGCACGCCTTGCTTCAACACGCTTTCCCAATAAAATTTTAGCCAACATCAATGGTCTCCCTATGGTCATAGCCACTGCCAAACGTGTTGAAAACCTAGACGATGTTGCCATTGCTGCCGATACTGAAGAAGTTGTTGCACTGGCACATGACTATGGATTTAAAGCTATTCTTACCTCAAAAGAGCACCAAAGTGGGACAGACCGCATTAATGAAGCGGCGCAAAAACTCAACCTTAAAGACAATGAAATCGTTATTAATGTGCAAGCTGATGAGCCATTTATTGAAGAGCGTGTGGTTCAAAGTGTGATTGAGCGCTCACAGCAGACGGATGCTATGATCACCAGTGCGTGTAAAAAGATTGACCTTTTACATGTAAAAGACCCCAACCTTGTCAAAGTTATTTTAGACGCACATGGCAACGCTATTTACTTTTCCAGAAGCCCTATTCCTTATGATCGTGAAGGTGGATTTGAAGGTTACTTTGGGCATTTAGGCATTTATGCGTTTCGCAAAAAGGCACTTGAAACGTTTTGTACCCTTCCTTATGCGGCTATCGAGCACATCGAAAAGCTTGAGCAACTTAGAGCCATATACCATGGTTATAAAATTGCCATGGTGGAAGTGGAAAGCCAAAGTTTTGGAATCGATACCAAAGAAGATTTAGAGAGAGCACTCGCTTTTTTTAAATAA